The Acanthopagrus latus isolate v.2019 chromosome 1, fAcaLat1.1, whole genome shotgun sequence genomic interval TCGGGAACACTCGACGACCAATCCAGAGAGAGCGCCATGAGGTCACCGGAGAGCAGCGGGTGATCTTCAGCCCCTGCAGGGAGCTCTTCAGCAGTCAGGACCTTCAGTAAGGCCCTGCAGAACTCCTGGGTCAGATCTCTGCTGTGGGTAAAGACGGACAAGACCGCGTCCTCGGTGCCGCCGATGAGGCGGACGTGCTGCCCTGCCAAGCTGATCTGGACCTTCTTAATCTCCATGAGATTAAAATGGTGGAAGACAGCCAAGGTGTCGCCTGAACTGAATTTACTCGACAGCACCGTTATGTCCTGTTCTGATAAGAGCAAGCAGCCCGGCTGTGGGATCGGCTGCTCGCGGTTGGCGGTTTGGATCCAGAAGATACTCAGGAGGTTGTTGAGTTTGATTTGAGGAGCGAGAGATTCTAACTTTTCTAGAATTGTCTGGGATGAAAGTGACCGTAGCTGAGACAAGGCTGGTGGCATCTGGACCAGGTTCTGATGAAACACCTCGGGACAAGTGTTTCTGAGGGACGACACGGAGCCTTCGGGCCACCCGGAGACGCCCGGGATCACAGGCGTGCTGCAGGTCTGAGGAAGACTCAGGCTGCGATCCATCGACACATCGACTGAACTGACTTTGTTTTCTGGAAGGACACAAGGTTCTGGTTCCGGTTTCAGCTGCATTCGATGGATCAGCGGCAGCTCTTTGGACATCTTGGTCACATACTGTGAGAGAACAACCTTCATGTCACCAGCTCGAACATTCAGGATGACGTCCCGCGTACCCTGCAGCCTTCTTCCTGCGTCCTTGTACGCGTCGGACAGCCTCCCAGTAAAATATCCCAAATCGTAGCTCCAGTTGGCTGCGACTCTCTCAGCTCCTGCGTCTGTCACTTGTTTTATCTGCTCACGAATGGATTCCTTTAACTTCTGCGTGGACGGGATGTAGCCAAAGACCGAGTTCAGCAAATTTGAGGGTCTGTCATTGGAAGGTTCTTCATCTTTTACTGTTACTGTCCCTGCTGCTGTTCGGTGTTTGTCTTTTCCCTCTGAGTCAGAAGAAGAGCGATcatccaccagcagctccttcaCTCCACCGTCAAgctttttatcatcatcatcatcatcatcaggaacACAGGAGGCAGAACTGCTCCGTTTCTTATCAGTGATATTCTCATTTTCATCAAATCTGTTGGTGGTTTTATCTGCTGAGTCGTCAGAACGATCTAGTTCAGATTCCGTCACTCTCCCTTCCCAACATTTGTTTTCGTCTCCGTCCCTGTAaggcacttcctgtttctccatCAGGGCTTCAGCTGTGGATTTGTCTCCTCTGTGAAGCTTCGAGAGGCTCGGCTCTCGTTCGTCCAGCATGTTTTCCTGGATGTGAAGGAGGGAGTTTTCCTCGAGCTCCGGTGGGAAGCTAGACCACAACCCGCCGACTCTCTGTGTGCACAAGGTGGAGGGAGAGTCCATGACTACATCGTCAAGAAGGACGTGAAGGTTCTTTGAATCATACTGAAGTCCTTAATCCACCCAGAATTACAGTTCCTCCATCACCAGGTGCACAGGTGAGTCGTAAGTGATTCAGAATTAACAGTGTTAGGAGAGACGGCATGCAAATTATTATGACAAGCgtaaaaacactttgaaactcCAATCAAACAGGAAAAGCAGCGTTTGCAAATACTTCTTGGTTCTAATTATTTCCTTCTTGGTGACGAGATGGATTTTCTTAACAAATTTCTTCTGAAAACACTATTTCACCCACGTTTAAATCCAGGTTGTTTGAAAGTTAAATCtatgttttgtctgtgtgttcatcCTCAGGGCCCGGTCACACCGACCCGCAGGGAAGAACTCGACTGCTGCACGACCGCGTGACGCCTGCGTTTCAGCCAAATGTTGCACTTAAACACACCAACAAGAATAAAGCCGACAGCTACGAGCTTGTAGCTTCTGGCTTAGTACCAGGCGGATCTGATCTACATTCCTCCCTCAAAATAGGGAAACTGGAAGTTTAACGACTGGAGAGCCGCGGTCGGGCCCGTTCTGGTGAAACTTTATAGATAAAATATCGATCCAGGTTGAACCGGGCCATGAATCTCACacctgatgtttgtcagtttgttgcagttttgtgttaaacCTCAGTGAACTACAACGTCTCATCAACacagcaccagaaccagcaaGGAGGCAAGTGGGTCAGAAAAGGTTCTGAACGAGGCGAAcgtcacaataaatctgctcatactGACGACTGcagttctgtgagaggagagctggttctggttctgtgagctgctgatttacaggagcagctctacagtgTTTAAGTTAGACCGTGTCACTAACGACGGTGTTTGTTCAAATAAGGTCCATGATgggaacaggaaggggcggAGCCtcaactctccctctcttgtaCTGGCGGAGGCGGAGAAAACACCCTAGTGGTGGAATCATTGATACTACAGCAACGTAGGTCCAGTTTTCACTTTGTCCTGGCCGTGttaaacagccaatcagagccctTTCTGTCAGGGATGGACTCCGCCATCAGTCGGCTGTAAAGCCACCGACAACGGCCAGCGAGCAGGAAACACCATCAATACTTGGACCACAGACACTGACGGCGGACCGTCAGCCCGGCACGTCGGCACCCTGAGGGGGGGAAGCAGCTTCCTGGACCAACTGAAACACGAAGGGCCCGGGTCCACATGGCGGCGTTCTCTGAACACAAGGCTCTGGTGACGTCACCGTGAtgctttttattattgtttgtgtctcctatggatgatgtcatcacccaCATTTCAACCCTGAAGACTTCAAACTAAAATCaatcacattttcctttttctttaattctaTGGAGATTTAAGATGTTCAGATTTTAAGTTAtgtcattttgtaattttgattcTCAGTGATCGATTATTCAGTTGCCATAATCCCAAAACCCAGAATCAGATCCTGGTTCTTACCTCATATTTCAGCCTCCTTGGATTAAtgttctgctgcttttcatCATCCTGAAAAGATGAAACTGAACATCAACTCTCAGcatcacaaaatgttaaatatccACTGAAATATTCTTCATTTGGAAAAACAGCAGGCAAGATTTTAATTAATACTCTTTAAAGAAAAGtgtaataaattatttcaaatgtcaaatcatACGTCACgattccaggaaaaaaaaaaagggtcaaatcaaacagaaccaggagaaataaaaaccagGCGGAGAAGAACCCAATTAAAAGAACTGCAAACCAAACTGACTGGAGTTGATCAATAACCGTATCGGGGAGATTCATGCAGATCACAGAGCAGGAGAGTCTCATCAGGACATTCAGAGCAGACGGATCCTGGTCTTACCTCGTCTGTTAATCTAACAGAGCTACTGTCGctaacttcctcctcctcctgcagggttAAAGAGCTGAACATCAGTTCTACACAGGAACAGAAGCTTCCACCCGCAAACACTCAAAGTAAAACGTCTGTCCCGACTTTTATTACAGAATCTGAAGTCCGTTTTTGTCCGTAATTAAAAGTTGAATGTTCTCAGCTGTTCAGGATGTTGGCAAACCTCCAACTGAAGGATGTTTTCAACTAATGATAACTGTCAGTGATTCATCTGCCACATAATAAATTCATGTCACGATCTATTCAACATGTATAAAACTGAGTCAGTTTCTGTCCTGCTTTCAAGGAAAATGTACCGTTGCCTCGTTAACAGCCCTGATTAATCTGATGCACATGACACAAACTGGAAGtgaaagtaagtaagtaaacaGTGAGTTCAGTAACACTGTCAGTATGGACGGAGGTTATTTCTGAACGCTCGTCTGgttgtttttaaactctgttcTCTAAATATACGAGTGACCACGTGGACGAGGACACCGTGTGACGGTCTGAGGTGTATAAAGTGAAGCAGCACCTTAATAAACTCTGCAGGTGAAGCGTGTGGATCAGTTCTCACCTTGAGGGATTCGCAGGACAGAGACAGAtccatgttgctgctgctgccgttcAGGAGGTTCATCTTGCGTAACCGTCGCTGGACTTCCTCTTCGATGTACGCGTTGATCCTGAGAATAATAACGAGGATGACAAACCAACGTGAGCGACAGCACGAACGTGTTTCTGGGACTGAAAGTGCAGAGCAGACGGCGTACCTGTCGTCTGACAGCGGCAGCAGCGTGTTGAGACTCTGGATGTGGCTGACGGGGGAGCTCGTCTTCTCCTCGCTGCTGATGGAGTGAGTCCTGTTGTTCTCCTCCCCTTCACTGATCCGCTGCCTCAGCTTCTGGATCTCCCGCTCCACTCTGCAGAGAAAACGACAGCGTGAGTTCTGGTTTCGCGGCCTGACTGAGGAGCTGGTGTGATCATGGACCGACTAACATCATGTTCTCACCTCTGCTGGTCCAGGTCGGCGCCCGTCCTCTGGTTCCGGGTGACCGAGCTCTTGTGTCTCTGCTCCTCGGCGTCGGGCTCCATGGAGACGCTGCGTCTCAGGGCCGAGTGCCTCCTCTCCAGCCGGGCCACCGCCTGCTCCAtcgcctccctctgctgcttctccttcGACTCCAGgatctccttctccttcctcctcaccttctcctcctgccGCGCCACGTTGGCCGTGAACTCGTAggtctcctgcagctgctggagctgctgagcgCTGTTCCAGTGGAggttcagtttctcctccttgtcctccagctccttctccaCCTGGTACAGCGTGTTGTCGAGGCCCGGCGGACTGTCGCAGTTCCCGTTGCTCCCGCCGCCACTGCGCTCCAGCATCTCcacggctctctgcttctcctcgGCCAGAGCCGGCAGGAGGCCGTCGGCCACCCGGGCCAGCTGACGCTCCTTGAACTGCAGCCTGTGCTCCGCCTGTTTGACCAGGTGCTCCTCCTGGCAGACGGCTGTCGCCTCCAGCGCtcccttctcctgctcctctttcagctgctgctgtcgttCTTTGAGGCTGCGGGCGAGGAGCAGCAGTGTATTCTGCTCAGCAGCGACCTCCTTCTCCAGGCgctccctctgctgcaggagtCCCTCCTCCAGCTGGCCCAGCTCCCTCACCTGCGCCTCCTTGAAGTCGGTGTATCGTGCCTTCGCAGATCTCGCCTCCTCGCTGGCATCCTCCACATCTGGCCGCTCTCCGGTTTCTTTAGCACGGAGGAGAGCTTCTCTGATCTCAGCCAGCGCTCGACGCTCCTCCTCCAGACGGCGGGCGTCCTCCCGGGTCAGCAGGGTGGTGGCCGCCTCGTGTTTCtccctcagctgctcctccagcctccCCACCAGGCTCAGCTGCTCccgctcctgctcctccagccgCCGCCGCTCAGTCTCCAGACGAACCTTCTGCTCTTCGCGCTCCCTCTTCAGCCTCTCCAGCTCGCGGTAGATCTCAGTCTGCTCTGCGGCCTCCTGAAGCCGCCgctgctcctcgtcctgctcctcctctgcatcaCCCTCCTCCTGGTGGTGCCTCGGCTGGAGGCCCGCCCCCTGGATATCTAAGCGTCTCTCCTCCTCGAAGCGCTCCTTCTCGGCCAGGAAGTCTTTCAGGCGGCTCTCGATGTCCTGGCTGCGGCGGCGGAGGCTTTCCTCCTGACGGAGGATCcgctgctgcacctcctcagACTCCTTACGCTggctctccacctcctgctgcagccgctcCAGCTCCGCCTTCTCACTCTGGTGCTTCGCCTCCATCTCCTTGATCAGCCTCCTGCAGCAACCACAGAAACAAGAGAGAGGCTGTTCAGATCTGACTCAGTGACggtctgtgatgtcacttcctgctctacatgtaaacaaacccactgagacaaacagacaaacaagttcatgtagaacatttgcagAATTCACCAGAAGGTCCAAATACTGTAGAAttagtcagagacagagtttcacagagtttataaacGTCTTCTTCCATCACAGTTTCACATCAGTCGAGTCTCGACTCTTGTACCTTTtcagctccagcttctccagctcttccctctgctgcctctcaaACTCCAACCTGCCCACACAAAAACCTCCATCAGATTCTTTTACTCCCGTCAAAATAAAgaagagcgcacacacacacacacacacacacacacacacacactcaactctACAGCTGGTGAAGTGCACTAAGTGAAAACAGCAGTCGACACTAAAAAATGAGGCTTCAAACTAAATGCCAGGCGATGCGTGAAAAGTAACGATGCATTCTCTACGGTCACACGTCAAGATGGAGACAGGAAGCAGCGGGGTGACaagcaaaataataaatatacaaaaaaaaaaaccagacaatGAGGGTTCAGATTCAGAGACTGGACGAGTCaacacatgtctgtgtgtcaaaAACGGGACAAGTTAGACAGGAAGTGGACGACTGAGTCTACCTGAGGAAGACGGGGCCCTTCTCAGTGAAGAGACTGTCAACAAGACGGGTCAGACAGTTAATTCATCCGGCTTCAACCATCAAGTGTGTACAGACGAAACGTTGGATGTGAATACTTCAGGACTCTAAAGGTTGTTTCAAGTTTGAGATGTGAAATTTGTAATGAAGGCGTGAGCTCAGTGTTTCGGGTTTCATGGGACCAGAATCTGacagcctgtgtgtctgtgtggagcaGATAAAGGAGCCTGAATGTGTCCTGAGGGGTTTGATGCAGAGGGCTGATGCACTGCAGGGAGTCTGAGCGGATCATCACATGCAGCTGCTGGTGTCGGTGTGTCGCTGCACTCACCCGGGGTTGTAGAGCATCACGGTGGACAAGTTCTCACAGGACTTGGACAGATCCGTCATAGAGAGGCTGAACGTGGACAGCAGGCcgctctgaggaggagaagtgggTCAGAAACATCAACCACACTGAGCTGGTTCAGTCCAGAGACTCAGGACACCAACACACTTCTGGTTTAGTACCATTTGAACCCAAACAACAGGGGAGACTCTCtgagtcttactgcacaattactatccaggttttctataaactgatcaatgtccaagttgtaaagtcagagttagaacagtgtggaactaaagtggcctgtaaagacggactagtgagtagatgagtctccgtgttgctgtgaggacgtttaatgtccccgacaacctctgtagtctcattcagacacttgttagcaaccgctaactgttgttagcacatgaagagcttcaggattaaactgtgggacattaatgatgaGTTATGTtcaagaacaaaacacattcaacaaacTCAGACTGTGAGACGAATTTCTGGGTTTTAGTACAACAACATTTGATAAACACACAGGACGATACCGAGCGGCTCATTTAGTCTCATCTAGAACTTTTGATAgtggaaatacagaaataacagTTTACTGCTtggtggaaacatggtttcagaTTCAGCTCTCAGCAGATAAAGTCTCCACACTTAAAGACTGTCTCACCTTTCGTTTCTCCCTCAGCTTGGCCGCCTCCTTCGGATGATTGAACCGGAACATGTTGGTCCTGCCGAGCAGAATCACAGCACCTGGACCGCAACACAACCGacagagactgaaaacactgcacacGACTCTGAAGACAACGATTatcacagatgttttcacagtGACGCAGCTGAAGAGAAGCGACTGATGAGGTTTGTGGCGTCTCACCCTGGTTGAGCTGCGACGGCTGCGTCACCTGGACTCCGTTCACTGAACACTGAGCGCCGCCGAGCGGCACCAGAGTCACTTTGCCGTTCTGGTTCTCAAACATGCAGTGTTCGCTCTCCAGGTCCAGACCGTGCAGGACTGCAGGAGGGAAGACGACACGGGAGACACATGGAGACTGTGAGcagtcacacaaaacaaacttctGCACGACGACAACGATCTTTTACAGATCTTCTGTGTGAGACGGTCGAGTGAAAAAAGGTCATAAAGAGATAAAGACAGCTCCGATTTTAGGTGTTTAAAGTTTTCAGTTATGAATCATTTGAGGTAAAGATGAAAACACTGTTGAATCTGAACATGAAACTGATAACTGAGGTTTGTGTGATGCAACGATCAATCGATCAgatcaagaaagaaaaatcaaaattctgACTCTAGTTTCCTGAAATTAATacttcttgtttgtttcctcctgtgATGAAACAAGATATTTGATCATCTTGGACCTTAAGAAACACAGATCCACACGTTTCACCCCTTTCTGACATCAACAGCGAAATTATAAACATgtaatttgtgtatttattctaTTTCCTTGTCTGTCTGAAGCTCTTCTGTGTTTCCCGCCTGTTTAaagtctgtctctgttgtttcttttcccctGGAGCTCATTACAGCAAACAGCTTCATGTAACAAACTCACTGATGTCCTGCTCGGTGGACGCGTCCTCTCTGCCCACGTACGTCCGTCCCTCCTGAGGAGAAAGCAGAAGAACAAAGACAGTCACTTCACAGAACAGGACACTTGACTCTGCTCAGGATTATTAAATGTTAGCTGGATGTCCTCCCCCCTcgttctcctctctgctgtgtaaAGAAGacgttttaatgtgtttgtttaatgagGCTGCGACTGTTCCTGAAACTTCTTGAAGTTTAAATATCTCCTCAGTTCATCCAGATATTTGAGGGCTCCTGATGTTCACCAGCTCATCAGCAGTTACAGATACAAATCCAGCTTTAAAGATGAAGTCAGTCAGTCGATGGcgtctctgtgtttcaggtgtttctCTCACCTTTAAGTGATACAGGATGATGCCGGTGCTCAGCAGGTCGTCGTCGATGCCGATGAGGTGAGGCAGCTCCGAGTCCAGCACCACCCCGATGCCCTCCTTCCTCAGAGCCAgagtctcctcctgcagacgcGTCCACAcagatcacattttaaaacctgaGCAGTAATTTCACAAAACCCTGACGCTAGTTGACCGATGAATGTGAAACTGTAGAGCCGTCCGTCTTCTTCCACcgaagcaaacacacattcttACCTTGAGGATGTTCTGAGTCTCGTTCCATTTGTTGGTCCACTCCTTCGTCAGCTCCAGAACCTGCAAACACCACAGAAACCTCCAAGTTACCACAAACCTCTGCAGCAGATCATCGCAGCTCACCTGCAGGTGTAAACACCTGgtctgcagctgcagtcagcacaAACATCTGACTTCAGACTCACTCTGGCTTCGTTCTGgtgcagcttctcctccataCTGAGCGCTGTGGGCGAATCCAGGAGGGCGATCtgacaacaccaacaccaacagacagaaacagagcgGGACATCAGTGACGTTcacactgtaaatgtgttgttatcattataatAATCACTAAGATCAAGTTAGAGAAGGAACAATGCAAAAGCTCAATTATTCAAAATAAGATAATTTCATTGTCTTTCCCTAAACGTGctcttaaagaaacagttcacccaaaaaatgtaaacccagtcatcctctcctcctcctgatgatgtaaagtcaggtgaagtgttagGTCAGATTTCTgcatgaactgttcctttagcTCCGCCCTCCTCTGGTCACCTGGTTGCCCTGAACCAGCAGCGCCTTCAGTCGGGCGATTTCGGCGCGCAGCTCTCTGATCAGCCGCACGTTGCCGTCCTCGTTGATGGTGGGCTTGTTGATGATGTTCTTGGCTCGGTTGGCGTATCGCAGTGTGCTGAGCGTCTCGCCGTAGTTCACGTCGGCGGGGGAGATCGCTGCGATGAGAattcaaacatcaaacatttctgttttacaggAGAGTTTAAATGTCGGCGTGTGGTTCGGTGTTTGCTGCTCACTGGCGATCATGATGGTCTTGGAGTTTCCACCCAGACTGTCTTTCAGCAGCCACGTCAGCACCGAGTCTCTGTAGGGGACGAACACCGACTTCTTCTTCAGGTTGGTGTTCACGCCGTCCTGCGACATGtcagctggacacacacacaggaaacgcatcagtcaacacacacacacacacacatccatgagTGTTCCAAAGCTGACTGTCGTCCTGCGTCTCTCACCCAGAGACGAGATGACGTTGCCGAGGGTAACCAGCGACTTGTTGATGTTTCCTCCTTCTTTCAGTCGGACGCCGGTCGCTCCGGTGGCGTCGGCTCGCTCGCTGCCGGCCAGATCGACCAGGTGGATCTTACTGACCGTCTCACTGGGCATCTCTGCATCGAACTTAGCCTGACGGAGACGGAGACGTCACAGTGTGAATATTTAAGATGTGACACaaggtttctctctctgacatcGGCGAAGCGTTCCCAACCTGCGTGAAGTTGATGGTGAAGATGGCGTGCGAGCGGCTGCTGACGTCGTTCATGCCGGT includes:
- the kif16ba gene encoding kinesin-like protein KIF16B isoform X1: MASVRVAVRVRPMNRREKDLTAKCIIRMEGNKTSITNLKLPEGIAGESTRDRTKTFTYDFSYDSMDSKSSTFVSQEKVFKDLGSDVLKAAFEGYNACVFAYGQTGSGKSYTMMGNPGDPGLIPRFCESLFSRISDATRWDEASFRTEVSYLEIYNERVRDLLRRKSTQTYNLRVREHPKDGPYVEDLSKHLVQNYSDVEELMEAGNINRTTASTGMNDVSSRSHAIFTINFTQAKFDAEMPSETVSKIHLVDLAGSERADATGATGVRLKEGGNINKSLVTLGNVISSLADMSQDGVNTNLKKKSVFVPYRDSVLTWLLKDSLGGNSKTIMIATISPADVNYGETLSTLRYANRAKNIINKPTINEDGNVRLIRELRAEIARLKALLVQGNQIALLDSPTALSMEEKLHQNEARVLELTKEWTNKWNETQNILKEETLALRKEGIGVVLDSELPHLIGIDDDLLSTGIILYHLKEGRTYVGREDASTEQDIILHGLDLESEHCMFENQNGKVTLVPLGGAQCSVNGVQVTQPSQLNQGAVILLGRTNMFRFNHPKEAAKLREKRKSGLLSTFSLSMTDLSKSCENLSTVMLYNPGLEFERQQREELEKLELKRRLIKEMEAKHQSEKAELERLQQEVESQRKESEEVQQRILRQEESLRRRSQDIESRLKDFLAEKERFEEERRLDIQGAGLQPRHHQEEGDAEEEQDEEQRRLQEAAEQTEIYRELERLKREREEQKVRLETERRRLEEQEREQLSLVGRLEEQLREKHEAATTLLTREDARRLEEERRALAEIREALLRAKETGERPDVEDASEEARSAKARYTDFKEAQVRELGQLEEGLLQQRERLEKEVAAEQNTLLLLARSLKERQQQLKEEQEKGALEATAVCQEEHLVKQAEHRLQFKERQLARVADGLLPALAEEKQRAVEMLERSGGGSNGNCDSPPGLDNTLYQVEKELEDKEEKLNLHWNSAQQLQQLQETYEFTANVARQEEKVRRKEKEILESKEKQQREAMEQAVARLERRHSALRRSVSMEPDAEEQRHKSSVTRNQRTGADLDQQRVEREIQKLRQRISEGEENNRTHSISSEEKTSSPVSHIQSLNTLLPLSDDRINAYIEEEVQRRLRKMNLLNGSSSNMDLSLSCESLKEEEEVSDSSSVRLTDEDDEKQQNINPRRLKYERVGGLWSSFPPELEENSLLHIQENMLDEREPSLSKLHRGDKSTAEALMEKQEVPYRDGDENKCWEGRVTESELDRSDDSADKTTNRFDENENITDKKRSSSASCVPDDDDDDDKKLDGGVKELLVDDRSSSDSEGKDKHRTAAGTVTVKDEEPSNDRPSNLLNSVFGYIPSTQKLKESIREQIKQVTDAGAERVAANWSYDLGYFTGRLSDAYKDAGRRLQGTRDVILNVRAGDMKVVLSQYVTKMSKELPLIHRMQLKPEPEPCVLPENKVSSVDVSMDRSLSLPQTCSTPVIPGVSGWPEGSVSSLRNTCPEVFHQNLVQMPPALSQLRSLSSQTILEKLESLAPQIKLNNLLSIFWIQTANREQPIPQPGCLLLSEQDITVLSSKFSSGDTLAVFHHFNLMEIKKVQISLAGQHVRLIGGTEDAVLSVFTHSRDLTQEFCRALLKVLTAEELPAGAEDHPLLSGDLMALSLDWSSSVPDIVLDSGLHITSRFKRVLADLLYIVHGNMDGPGKPSLANICPLLYTSVKLMNSTRLHQSAIVQFLLTDTHVALLREDGVFHPVPRGTSLVPSQPQFRGLELRKRSEIRCLLVRRSDDWLVVEITFTTNKPERKVESRRGSAEVPSVSHRRSQCHSWNLSFGCTAEAMILINHLSA
- the kif16ba gene encoding kinesin-like protein KIF16B isoform X2 produces the protein MASVRVAVRVRPMNRREKDLTAKCIIRMEGNKTSITNLKLPEGIAGESTRDRTKTFTYDFSYDSMDSKSSTFVSQEKVFKDLGSDVLKAAFEGYNACVFAYGQTGSGKSYTMMGNPGDPGLIPRFCESLFSRISDATRWDEASFRTEVSYLEIYNERVRDLLRRKSTQTYNLRVREHPKDGPYVEDLSKHLVQNYSDVEELMEAGNINRTTASTGMNDVSSRSHAIFTINFTQAKFDAEMPSETVSKIHLVDLAGSERADATGATGVRLKEGGNINKSLVTLGNVISSLADMSQDGVNTNLKKKSVFVPYRDSVLTWLLKDSLGGNSKTIMIATISPADVNYGETLSTLRYANRAKNIINKPTINEDGNVRLIRELRAEIARLKALLVQGNQIALLDSPTALSMEEKLHQNEARVLELTKEWTNKWNETQNILKEETLALRKEGIGVVLDSELPHLIGIDDDLLSTGIILYHLKEGRTYVGREDASTEQDIILHGLDLESEHCMFENQNGKVTLVPLGGAQCSVNGVQVTQPSQLNQGAVILLGRTNMFRFNHPKEAAKLREKRKSGLLSTFSLSMTDLSKSCENLSTVMLYNPGLEFERQQREELEKLELKRRLIKEMEAKHQSEKAELERLQQEVESQRKESEEVQQRILRQEESLRRRSQDIESRLKDFLAEKERFEEERRLDIQGAGLQPRHHQEEGDAEEEQDEEQRRLQEAAEQTEIYRELERLKREREEQKVRLETERRRLEEQEREQLSLVGRLEEQLREKHEAATTLLTREDARRLEEERRALAEIREALLRAKETGERPDVEDASEEARSAKARYTDFKEAQVRELGQLEEGLLQQRERLEKEVAAEQNTLLLLARSLKERQQQLKEEQEKGALEATAVCQEEHLVKQAEHRLQFKERQLARVADGLLPALAEEKQRAVEMLERSGGGSNGNCDSPPGLDNTLYQVEKELEDKEEKLNLHWNSAQQLQQLQETYEFTANVARQEEKVRRKEKEILESKEKQQREAMEQAVARLERRHSALRRSVSMEPDAEEQRHKSSVTRNQRTGADLDQQRVEREIQKLRQRISEGEENNRTHSISSEEKTSSPVSHIQSLNTLLPLSDDRINAYIEEEVQRRLRKMNLLNGSSSNMDLSLSCESLKDDEKQQNINPRRLKYERVGGLWSSFPPELEENSLLHIQENMLDEREPSLSKLHRGDKSTAEALMEKQEVPYRDGDENKCWEGRVTESELDRSDDSADKTTNRFDENENITDKKRSSSASCVPDDDDDDDKKLDGGVKELLVDDRSSSDSEGKDKHRTAAGTVTVKDEEPSNDRPSNLLNSVFGYIPSTQKLKESIREQIKQVTDAGAERVAANWSYDLGYFTGRLSDAYKDAGRRLQGTRDVILNVRAGDMKVVLSQYVTKMSKELPLIHRMQLKPEPEPCVLPENKVSSVDVSMDRSLSLPQTCSTPVIPGVSGWPEGSVSSLRNTCPEVFHQNLVQMPPALSQLRSLSSQTILEKLESLAPQIKLNNLLSIFWIQTANREQPIPQPGCLLLSEQDITVLSSKFSSGDTLAVFHHFNLMEIKKVQISLAGQHVRLIGGTEDAVLSVFTHSRDLTQEFCRALLKVLTAEELPAGAEDHPLLSGDLMALSLDWSSSVPDIVLDSGLHITSRFKRVLADLLYIVHGNMDGPGKPSLANICPLLYTSVKLMNSTRLHQSAIVQFLLTDTHVALLREDGVFHPVPRGTSLVPSQPQFRGLELRKRSEIRCLLVRRSDDWLVVEITFTTNKPERKVESRRGSAEVPSVSHRRSQCHSWNLSFGCTAEAMILINHLSA
- the kif16ba gene encoding kinesin-like protein KIF16B isoform X4, producing MASVRVAVRVRPMNRREKDLTAKCIIRMEGNKTSITNLKLPEGIAGESTRDRTKTFTYDFSYDSMDSKSSTFVSQEKVFKDLGSDVLKAAFEGYNACVFAYGQTGSGKSYTMMGNPGDPGLIPRFCESLFSRISDATRWDEASFRTEVSYLEIYNERVRDLLRRKSTQTYNLRVREHPKDGPYVEDLSKHLVQNYSDVEELMEAGNINRTTASTGMNDVSSRSHAIFTINFTQAKFDAEMPSETVSKIHLVDLAGSERADATGATGVRLKEGGNINKSLVTLGNVISSLADMSQDGVNTNLKKKSVFVPYRDSVLTWLLKDSLGGNSKTIMIATISPADVNYGETLSTLRYANRAKNIINKPTINEDGNVRLIRELRAEIARLKALLVQGNQIALLDSPTALSMEEKLHQNEARVLELTKEWTNKWNETQNILKEETLALRKEGIGVVLDSELPHLIGIDDDLLSTGIILYHLKEGRTYVGREDASTEQDIILHGLDLESEHCMFENQNGKVTLVPLGGAQCSVNGVQVTQPSQLNQGAVILLGRTNMFRFNHPKEAAKLREKRKSGLLSTFSLSMTDLSKSCENLSTVMLYNPGLEFERQQREELEKLELKRRLIKEMEAKHQSEKAELERLQQEVESQRKESEEVQQRILRQEESLRRRSQDIESRLKDFLAEKERFEEERRLDIQGAGLQPRHHQEEGDAEEEQDEEQRRLQEAAEQTEIYRELERLKREREEQKVRLETERRRLEEQEREQLSLVGRLEEQLREKHEAATTLLTREDARRLEEERRALAEIREALLRAKETGERPDVEDASEEARSAKARYTDFKEAQVRELGQLEEGLLQQRERLEKEVAAEQNTLLLLARSLKERQQQLKEEQEKGALEATAVCQEEHLVKQAEHRLQFKERQLARVADGLLPALAEEKQRAVEMLERSGGGSNGNCDSPPGLDNTLYQVEKELEDKEEKLNLHWNSAQQLQQLQETYEFTANVARQEEKVRRKEKEILESKEKQQREAMEQAVARLERRHSALRRSVSMEPDAEEQRHKSSVTRNQRTGADLDQQRVEREIQKLRQRISEGEENNRTHSISSEEKTSSPVSHIQSLNTLLPLSDDRINAYIEEEVQRRLRKMNLLNGSSSNMDLSLSCESLKDDEKQQNINPRRLKYEHLVCRPLGTSADVLQEPVKISIPRHVLRGQGKDEHFEFEVKIAVLDETWTVFRRYSRFREMHKSLKLKYPELAALEFPPKKLFGNRDERMVAERRNHLERYLRNLFRVMLSSSSSPLRADADGGFHLTKHAICDFSPFFKKGVFEYSSHGTG